A region of Sugiyamaella lignohabitans strain CBS 10342 chromosome A, complete sequence DNA encodes the following proteins:
- the TIM21 gene encoding Tim21p (Nonessential component of the TIM23 complex; interacts with the Translocase of the Outer Mitochondrial membrane (TOM complex) and with respiratory enzymes; may regulate the Translocase of the Inner Mitochondrial membrane (TIM23 complex) activity; GO_component: GO:0016021 - integral component of membrane [Evidence IEA]; GO_component: GO:0016020 - membrane [Evidence IEA]; GO_component: GO:0005743 - mitochondrial inner membrane [Evidence IEA,IEA]; GO_component: GO:0005744 - mitochondrial inner membrane presequence translocase complex [Evidence IEA]; GO_component: GO:0005744 - mitochondrial inner membrane presequence translocase complex [Evidence IDA] [PMID 15797382]; GO_component: GO:0005744 - mitochondrial inner membrane presequence translocase complex [Evidence IDA] [PMID 15878866]; GO_component: GO:0005739 - mitochondrion [Evidence IEA]; GO_component: GO:0005739 - mitochondrion [Evidence IDA] [PMID 14562095]; GO_component: GO:0005739 - mitochondrion [Evidence IDA] [PMID 14576278]; GO_component: GO:0005739 - mitochondrion [Evidence IDA] [PMID 16823961]; GO_function: GO:0003674 - molecular_function [Evidence ND]; GO_process: GO:0030150 - protein import into mitochondrial matrix [Evidence IEA]; GO_process: GO:0030150 - protein import into mitochondrial matrix [Evidence IMP] [PMID 15797382]; GO_process: GO:0015031 - protein transport [Evidence IEA]; GO_process: GO:0006810 - transport [Evidence IEA]), with protein MFPLARLLAPRMGSRSIYKLSNIAIINSKTFSASPVQKLNGKPISHRSFTAMRSILNTASSTASSSSSAKSKANTIPLTTRISSAFSFIFASGLVIGGIGLTGIVIYYFVNDILLPTSDVQIFNKAFSIIEKDPQCQKLLGGSKIKAYGEETSSKWGNRNRPIASRRGMDGRGLEHVLMHFHVKGDIAEGVARLEMIESGEKSSLGIGKFDFRYLVVEVPGSPRVYLIDNSNKPKAKDPNAGFLGVRWGPKKDV; from the coding sequence ATGTTTCCGCTAGCAAGATTATTAGCGCCTCGAATGGGCTCAAGGTCAATTTATAAACTGAGTAATATTGCAATTatcaattcaaaaacatTCAGTGCTTCTCCTGTCCAAAAGCTTAATGGGAAGCCCATTAGTCACAGATCATTTACAGCTATGCGATCTATACTAAATACTGCATCATCCAcagcttcatcttcgtcttcagcCAAGTCGAAAGCCAACACTATCCCTCTAACTACTCGTATATCGAGTGCGttttcatttatttttgcatCAGGACTGGTGATTGGCGGTATCGGCTTAACAGGAAttgtaatttattattttgtaaATGATATTTTACTGCCTACTAGCGACGTTCAAATCTTTAACAAGGCATTTTCGATAATAGAAAAGGACCCTCAGTGTCAGAAATTATTAGGCGGATCGAAGATTAAAGCATATGGCGAAGAAACGTCAAGCAAGTGGGGTAACCGAAATAGACCAATTGCCAGTCGAAGAGGGATGGATGGCCGTGGTCTAGAGCATGTGTTAATGCATTTCCATGTTAAGGGAGATATTGCCGAAGGCGTGGCCCGTTTAGAAATGATTGAAAGTGGTGAAAAGTCATCACTGGGTATTGGTAAATTTGACTTCAGATACTTAGTGGTCGAGGTGCCAGGTAGTCCGCGTgtttatttgattgataACTCGAACAAACCCAAGGCAAAGGATCCCAATGCTGGATTTTTAGGTGTTAGATGGGGTCCTAAGAAAGATGTATAG